In Streptomyces tendae, one DNA window encodes the following:
- a CDS encoding type IV secretory system conjugative DNA transfer family protein, translated as MRRVLDGDKMTFHVGPARWGVAAPYAAAGLPVVAVAADTDKGGLPEPSMGGFLDLINVVGSNFPLGGWAGFGATLAGGSVLGYLHLKQKWDLGKSGPTANGSDAAQVGFANPKELKQWLSESALRGRAGTLRPSLEGEKRRSISPHEVGLHLGTDLLYKKGLFVACEDIVLMYAPPRSGKSAQYGNAVIDAAGACVVTSTRGDLYEHTHKLRREHNRPVWVFNAGVSGVENTLRWNLVEGCQDPVVALRRAGYLLSASASGEAMENASFWEGHSFMVLSCYLMAAGIKGYDLTRVRAWVTDSTNREPLEILEGHPQLVPAGWARGLGQMRNAPEKTRDSVYLTLVRSFEFMSLPQVLDIVSPRPGQQKFDVADFLRSRGTLYLMGRDQQYGSVAPLFTALVGEIYEAAYLEADNSPGGRMDPYVRFVLDEAAVICPLPLHKWSADAGGRNIQLLVSVQSPSQLRERWGNNGAQTIMNNSVRVALGGLSIPQDLEELSLLCGEKDEEVATSSSTDDDKTSRSVSVRRVRIMPQDAIRQMKEGTGLVLYRHLPPIRYAFTPVWNRKDVKELAKQEKAQAKLKKKGVQVAGPVLPPQMPATAPHVPQQQPAAAPGAIPGQAPAADQSMWGKTG; from the coding sequence ATGCGCCGCGTCCTCGACGGGGACAAGATGACGTTCCATGTCGGCCCGGCACGGTGGGGCGTCGCTGCACCGTACGCGGCCGCCGGCCTGCCCGTCGTCGCTGTGGCGGCCGACACGGACAAGGGCGGCCTGCCCGAGCCGTCCATGGGCGGCTTCCTGGACCTCATCAATGTCGTGGGCTCGAACTTCCCCCTCGGCGGATGGGCGGGGTTCGGTGCGACGCTTGCGGGCGGCTCCGTCCTCGGGTATCTCCACCTGAAGCAGAAGTGGGACCTGGGCAAGAGCGGGCCGACCGCGAACGGGAGCGATGCGGCCCAGGTCGGCTTCGCCAACCCCAAGGAACTCAAACAGTGGTTGTCTGAGTCCGCTCTGCGGGGCCGCGCGGGCACCCTGCGCCCGTCCCTGGAAGGGGAGAAGCGGCGGTCCATCAGCCCTCATGAGGTCGGCCTGCACCTGGGCACGGACCTGCTCTACAAGAAGGGCCTGTTCGTCGCCTGCGAGGACATCGTGCTGATGTACGCTCCGCCGCGCTCCGGCAAGAGTGCCCAGTACGGCAATGCCGTCATCGACGCGGCCGGCGCCTGCGTCGTCACCTCGACCCGCGGGGATCTGTACGAGCACACCCACAAGCTGCGCCGCGAGCACAACCGGCCGGTGTGGGTGTTCAACGCGGGCGTGAGCGGGGTGGAGAACACGCTGCGCTGGAACCTGGTGGAGGGCTGCCAGGACCCCGTGGTGGCGCTGCGCCGCGCGGGCTACCTCCTGTCGGCCTCGGCCAGCGGGGAGGCGATGGAGAACGCCTCCTTCTGGGAGGGCCACTCCTTCATGGTGCTGTCCTGCTACCTGATGGCGGCGGGCATCAAGGGCTACGACCTGACCCGCGTCCGGGCCTGGGTGACCGACTCGACCAACCGTGAGCCCCTGGAGATCCTGGAGGGCCACCCCCAGCTGGTCCCTGCTGGCTGGGCCCGGGGCCTCGGGCAGATGCGCAACGCCCCGGAGAAGACGCGGGACAGCGTGTACCTGACGCTGGTCCGGTCGTTCGAGTTCATGTCGCTTCCCCAGGTTCTGGACATCGTGTCCCCCCGCCCCGGACAGCAGAAGTTCGACGTGGCCGACTTCCTCCGCTCGCGCGGCACCCTGTACCTGATGGGCCGTGACCAGCAGTACGGCAGCGTCGCCCCGCTGTTCACCGCCCTGGTGGGCGAGATCTACGAGGCGGCCTACCTGGAGGCGGACAACAGCCCCGGCGGCCGCATGGACCCGTACGTGCGCTTCGTCCTGGACGAGGCGGCCGTGATCTGCCCGCTTCCGCTGCACAAGTGGTCGGCGGACGCGGGTGGCCGGAACATCCAGCTTCTGGTCAGCGTCCAGTCCCCGTCCCAGCTGCGCGAGCGGTGGGGCAACAACGGCGCGCAGACCATCATGAACAACTCCGTCCGCGTCGCTCTGGGCGGCCTGTCCATCCCGCAGGATCTGGAAGAACTGTCCCTGCTCTGCGGGGAGAAGGACGAGGAAGTGGCCACCTCCTCGTCCACCGACGACGACAAGACGTCGCGCAGCGTCTCGGTGCGTCGGGTCCGGATCATGCCGCAGGACGCCATCCGGCAGATGAAGGAAGGGACCGGCCTCGTCCTCTACCGCCACCTTCCGCCGATCCGCTACGCCTTCACCCCGGTGTGGAACCGGAAGGACGTCAAGGAACTGGCGAAGCAGGAGAAGGCGCAGGCCAAGCTGAAGAAGAAGGGCGTCCAGGTCGCCGGGCCCGTTCTCCCGCCGCAGATGCCCGCCACGGCGCCGCACGTCCCGCAGCAGCAGCCCGCGGCGGCCCCGGGCGCGATCCCTGGGCAGGCACCGGCCGCTGACCAGAGCATGTGGGGGAAGACCGGATGA